One stretch of Harmonia axyridis chromosome 1, icHarAxyr1.1, whole genome shotgun sequence DNA includes these proteins:
- the LOC123670932 gene encoding uncharacterized protein LOC123670932 has translation MSQNLKFESKVCLLILVVLFMMTQVQCGEVNEKEDNRNNGSLIAKKLTEKDHYSLEDLSKALTSMIFTGRKKGGGGGGGMSMFFMRTLMDMFNATVPMMAMTVLGWMKDIMLMGAGAFMMMMYDMLNKKGDEKKIIIKLAQAPPEPAPPAQTGYGPWEG, from the exons ATGTCTCAAAATTTAAAGTTTGAAAGTAAAGTGTGCTTACTTATTCTCGTTGTGTTGTTCATGATGACTCAAGTGCAGTGTGGAGAGGTCAAcgaaaaagaagacaatagaaaTAATGGAAGTTTAATTGCGAAAAAGTTGACTGAAAAAGATCACTACAGTCTGGAGGACCTTTCGAAAGCCTTAACGAGCATGATTTTCACTG GTCGTAAAAAAGGAGGCGGCGGTGGTGGTGGCATGAGCATGTTCTTCATGCGCACTCTCATGGATATGTTCAACGCAACAGTCCCGATGATGGCCATGACCGTTTTGGGTTGGATGAAGGACATCATGCTGATGGGTGCCGGTGCCTTTATGATGATGATGTACGACATGCTGAACAAAAAAGGGGATGAGAAGAAAATAATCATCAAGTTGGCGCAAGCTCCACCTGAACCGGCACCACCTGCGCAGACTGGCTATGGACCATGGGAAGGATAA
- the LOC123670933 gene encoding uncharacterized protein LOC123670933, which translates to MEDENSSSFCKDCQMMCSNLNSFKKHVRKRHPTKFYQLFPLKSDSSPKYTCDDCKQTFTSNRSLSTHKKSFHSEFQKNRETQEKNCSRRSRIEDEGIECSDCEIEFNDLITFKNHMRDHRDNKITKLKKEIKEYTIDESNTRVNKRKRKSSLAKLVKSEEVSFIPDVHPLENNETPIRKSTRIRKHISYASLIKSSSESEEEPLASKISNKWKKSSKNHNCKDDDVENFAQNNLIKIHLKLRKKVKPKKTWKNFNLLEKKHSCGDCSTTYNSLSCLRKHIRKYHPTKWAELAPTLYKRLKNSENSFNCADCKTVYSNIIGLRKHIRKYHSSKFNELASKLYKKTPKNSEKKFSCPECEIKYCVKASLRKHIQKEHSKNMSELISKICEKESGNIKRDISCTECNMKYSNMSALRKHTRKHHPNKLLELGPKLYTFKRNLAKNILMKTHNSFKDGGTHNLLDGELVDMYKYMCNVCSSSYSNISNLRKHLRKFHPEILSDVAPLLKDYTSFKYLCDLCPKKFNCIRNFKYHQRKCHPDFAQPLKQTQKHIKINKCPLCTFENTERKKLLDHFKNEHDIEVSMSPVDVKNLEEFSKWKDSFEKETNTRFVKEYHFSCLSHDVVSYICHRSGYYNPKGKGLRHMKAQGSSKINGYCPAAIKLKKIKDGSVKVTFCGTHIGHTTDVSHLHLTPAERQIIAEKIALNIPFPDILESMRNTVSESDFKRIHMLSKKDLYNIKSSFHLTSPIAKTLKPPSENVTFEIWIEDMKKNGDCIMFHKPQGHFMEEHPNLKSEDFVLMIMNQNQREKLKKFGHDTICLDRSFDINSHHFELVSLLVLNEMGEGYPCAFLFSNRLDLEIMTLFFHIIKTTVGSIDTKIFMSDMVDYFYTAWITIMSNVQLRYYCTWQIEHAWRKKLIIIKSKEKQETVINQLKAILQERDITTFKLMLESIVNQLNTESYAWHFSSYLQDSCLQREELWSSADGVFIDLKTHPHFERMHKTLNHLFMNGKNAKHFGKALGDIMRFMREKLFDRNILINRGKINNKMKIAIFRHKLSLHSETDSIVTTDEGWQIPSTETSEVYTIKEMPVVCRCEFICPECKCCIHRYLCSCIDSFVKWNMCKHIHLLCRYLNNCVNNKIQNDTDIKPQQNYTKDQAQQILFVKGPQMEFVKHQPQVEYIKQPLQIEYVEQSQQVEFIKQATVEQVEFIKQAQQVDFVKQSTQMDNIQVHHIQMENQVGQGNQVESTYIYCNETNQREMDAILAEVNICNLETVQVTQIPTSCTIQIPTSCTVVPQVAQITTDSFGAVVDTKESLKMKFLKLLEEASSPSELEVVQKMLASITPTLEVIKGTTSNHQVLFPL; encoded by the exons ATGGAAGATGAAAACTCCTCATCTTTCTGTAAAGATTGTCAAATGATGTGCAGTAATTTGAATAGTTTTAAAAAGCACGTAAGAAAACGCCATCCAACTAAATTCTATCAACTCTTTCCCCTAAAAAGTGATTCATCTCCAAAATATACTTGTGATGATTGTAAACAGACATTTACTTCAAACCGTTCTCTTAGTAcacataaaaaatcatttcattcaGAATTTCAAAAGAATAGAGAAACacaggaaaaaaattgttctagACGAAGTAGAATAGAGGATGAAGGTATAGAATGTAGTGATTGTGAAATAGAATTCAATGACTTAATTACATTTAAAAATCATATGAGGGATCACAGAGATAATAAAATCACTAAACTTAAAAAAGAGATAAAAGAATACACAATTGATGAATCAAATACCAGAGTGAATAAAAGGAAAAGAAAAAGTTCACTTGCCAAACTAGTTAAATCAGAAGAAGTGAGTTTCATTCCTGATGTTCATCCActagaaaataatgaaacccCAATTCGAAAAAGTACTCGGATAAGGAAACACATCTCTTATGCCAGTCTTATAAAGTCAAGTTCTGAATCTGAAGAAGAACCCTTAGCTTCTAAAATCAGTAATAAATGGAAGAAGTCTTCTAAAAACCATAATTGTAAAGATGATGATGTAGAAAATTTTGCTCAgaataatttgataaaaattcacTTGAAGTTGAGAAAAAAGGTTAAACcaaaaaaaacttggaaaaattttaatttgctTGAGAAGAAACATTCATGTGGAGATTGTTCAACTACTTATAATAGTTTGAGCTGTTTGAGAAAGCATATACGAAAGTATCATCCAACAAAATGGGCCGAATTAGCTCCTACCTTATATAAAAGACTGAAGAACTCTGAAAACTCTTTCAATTGTGCTGATTGCAAAACTGTCTATAGCAATATAATTGGCTTAAGAAAGCATATCAGGAAATATCActcttcaaaattcaatgaattagctTCCAAATTATACAAGAAGACACCTAAAAattctgagaaaaaattttcttgtcCAGAATGTGAGATCAAGTATTGTGTCAAGGCAAGCTTAAGAAAACACATACAAAAAGAACATTCCAAAAATATGTCTGAACTTATATCTAAAATATGTGAGAAAGAATCTGGTAACATCAAAAGAGATATTTCTTGTACAGAGTGTAATATGAAATACAGCAATATGAGTGCATTAAGAAAACACACAAGAAAGCACCACCCAAATAAGCTGCTAGAGCTTGGCCCAAAACTATATACATTTAAAAGGAATTTAGCTAAAAATATTCTAATGAAGACTCATAATTCTTTCAAAGATGGAGGTACTCACAATTTGCTTGATGGTGAATTAGTAGATATGTATAAGTACATGTGCAATGTCTGTTCGAGTAGTTATAGTAATATAAGTAATCTGAGGAAACATTTGAGAAAATTTCATCCAGAAATATTGTCTGATGTCGCTCCTCTTTTGAAGGATTATACTAGTTTCAAGTATCTTTGCGATTTAtgtccaaaaaaatttaattgtatCAGAAATTTCAAGTACCATCAAAGAAAATGCCATCCTGATTTTGCCCAACCCTTGAAACAAACTCAAAAGCATattaaaatcaataaatgtCCATTATGTACTTTTGAAAATACTGAACGAAAGAAgctgttggatcattttaagaacgAGCATGACATCGAAGTTTCTATGAGTCCAGTAGATGTAAAGAATCTAGAAGAGTTTTCTAAGTGGAAGGATTCATTTGAAAAAGAGACAAATACACGCTTTGTTAAAGAATATCATTTTTCATGTTTGTCTCATGATGTTGTTAGTTATATTTGTCATCGATCTGGCTATTATAATCCTAAAGGAAAAGGATTGAGACATATGAAGGCTCAGGGAAGTAGCAAGATTAATGGATATTGTCCTGCagcaataaaattaaaaaagatcaaAGATGGCTCAGTAAAAGTAACATTCTGTGGCACTCATATTGGGCATACAACAGACGTCAGTCATTTACATTTAACTCCTGCTGAACGGCAAATAATAGCTGAAAAAATAGCATTGAACATTCCATTCCCAGATATACTTGAGAGCATGAGAAATACTGTCTCAGAATCAGATTTCAAGCGTATCCATATGCTTTCTAAGAAAGATTTGTATAACATCAAGAGTAGTTTCCATCTTACTTCTCCAATTGCAAAAACATTGAAACCCCCATCAGAAAATGTTACTTTTGAAATATGGATTGAAGACATGAAAAAGAACGGTGATTGCATCATGTTTCATAAGCCTCAAGGTCATTTTATGGAAGAACATCCTAATTTGAAAtctgaagattttgttctcatGATTATGAATCAAAACCagagagaaaaattgaaaaaatttggacATGATACCATTTGCCTAGACAGATCTTTCGATATCAACAGCCATCATTTCGAACTTGTTTCTCTTTTAGTGCTGAATGAAATGGGGGAGGGTTATCCCTGTGCATTTTTGTTCTCAAACAGACTAGATTTGGAGATTATGACACTGTTTTTCCATATTATAAAAACGACTGTTGGAAGTATTGATACTAAAATATTTATGTCTGATATGGTTGATTATTTCTACACTGCTTGGATTACGATTATGTCGAATGTTCAATTAAG aTATTATTGTACATGGCAAATAGAGCATGCCTGGAGGAAAAAACTGATTATTATTAAATCGAAAGAGAAGCAG GAAACTGTTATCAATCAGTTAAAAGCAATACTACAAGAGAGAGATATAACCACATTCAAATTAATGTTAGAAAGCATTGTCAATCAATTGAATACCGAATCTTACGCATGGCATTTCTCGAGTTATTTACAAGATAGTTGTTTACAAAGGGAGGAGCTATGGTCTAGTGCAGATGGTGTTTTCATCGATTTAAAAACGCATCCCCATTTCGAAAGAATGCATAAAACATTGAACCATCTTTTTATGAACGGAAAGAATGCGAAGCATTTTGGCAAAGCACTGGGAGATATAATGAGGTTCATGAGGGAAAAACTGTTCGACAGAAATATATTAATCAATAgaggaaaaattaataataaaatgaaaatagctATTTTCCGGCATAAACTAAGTTTACACTCGGAAACTGATAGCATTGTGACAACAGATGAGGGATGGCAGATACCTTCAACTGAAACGTCCGAAGTTTACACCATCAAGGAAATGCCTGTAGTCTGCAGATGCGAATTTATCTGTCCCGAATGCAAATGCTGCATCCATAGATATTTATGTAGCTGTATTGATTCATTCGTGAAATGGAATATGTGCAAACACATCCACCTTCTTTGCCGCTATTTGAATAACTGtgttaataataaaattcaaaatgacactgACATAAAACCACAACAGAATTATACCAAAGATCAAGCTCAACAGATACTGTTCGTTAAGGGACCTCAGATGGAATTTGTAAAGCATCAACCACAAGTTGAATATATAAAGCAACCTTTACAAATTGAATATGTTGAACAGTCTCAACAAGTAGAATTCATAAAACAAGCTACTGTTGAACAGGTTGAATTCATAAAACAGGCTCAACAAGTAGATTTTGTTAAGCAATCTACCCAAATGGATAACATACAAGTGCATCATATTCAAATGG AGAACCAAGTAGGTCAAGGGAATCAAGTTGAAAGCACCTACATATATTGTAACGAAACCAACCAGAGAGAAATGGATGCCATCTTGGCTGAAGTGAACATTTGCAATTTAGAAACTGTTCAAGTCACCCAAATACCAACTAGCTGTACTATACAAATACCTACATCTTGTACAGTGGTTCCACAAGTAGCACAGATAACTACAGACTCTTTTGGTGCAGTTGTTGATACGAAAGaatctttgaaaatgaaatttttaaaattactgGAGGAAGCATCATCGCCATCGGAATTGGAAGTGGTGCAAAAAATGTTAGCATCTATCACTCCAACACTGGAAGTCATCAAAGGGACTACTTCAAACCATCAGGTTCTATTTCCATTATAG
- the LOC123670934 gene encoding kinesin-like protein Klp68D isoform X1, whose amino-acid sequence MMSQHIIVDLIMEALGSHTPQALDTTIIFLQITTGKVQVVMETMSNEAVQVVVRCRPMSQKEEQAECQPIIKTYPSRGVIEVQNPKARSENEKTKLFTFDAVYDWHSTQQALYDETVRPLVSSVLEGYNGCVFAYGQTGTGKTFTMEGTKEAEDGQGVIPRAFQQIWAHINRTTGVEFLVTVRYLEIYMEEIRDLLKTKHSKPLELREDNGQGVYVTHLHSQTCKSEADMYKAMRIGNHNRTTGATNMNEHSSRSHAIFQIVIEMAEEHSKKVKVGKLNLIDLAGSERQAKTGATGDRLREATKINKALSSLGNVIYALAENSAHIPYRDSKLTRLLQDSLGGNSKTIMIANIGPASMNYDETIITLRYSYRAKSIKNQPIKNEDIKNTKLLELQQEIERLKQLIEEKNRGIELTGQIEYEVSSEDEDDNEKEEKVKKLELSKVEVSELAKQLKTLENQMVHGGNLVDSVKENESKLEQQRLEIAARKKREIEIQQKIEEEEENCHELKQVFASLQQEVDFKRDKLKRLYARLQSVKQEIKDCHEEYVRSRKDIEESNDQASMHLRKRFLIIDNFVPTEERTRLLNLAYFDDNKDNWILNKEQYKLARPIAHNYRRPISDYAVQYSQNSSKYRGENILDLNLDMPLRTTREYTYPAVCPQIKAFVSNLLTQENQNNHIKLPTHSMSAKNVTSKLEKEGKYKQAIRNIVEVHNQKSRQNSARPVF is encoded by the exons ATGATGAGCCAACATATAATCGTGGACCTCATTATGGAGGCTTTAGGGAGTCACACTCCCCAAGCTTTAGATACGACAATTATCTTCCTACAGATTACTACGGGAAAAGTCCAAGTAGTTATGGAG ACTATGAGCAATGAGGCTGTACAAGTGGTTGTACGATGCCGTCCTATGAGTCAGAAGGAAGAACAAGCGGAGTGTCAGCCTATTATAAAAACTTATCCAAGTAGAGGTGTAATTGAAGTACAAAACCCCAAAGCTAGAAGTGAaaacgaaaaaacaaaattatttactTTCGATGCTGTATATGATTGGCA TTCAACACAACAAGCTTTGTACGATGAGACAGTACGACCTTTGGTATCCTCTGTCTTGGAAGGTTACAATGGTTGTGTGTTCGCATATGGTCAGACAGGAACTGGCAAAACTTTCACAATGGAGGGTACAAAAGAGGCTGAAGACGGTCAGGGGGTTATTCCTCGAGCTTTTCAACAAATTTGGGCACACATCAACAGGACTACTGGTGTAGAATTTTTGGTGACGGTTCGCTATTTGGAAATTTATATGGAAGAAATTAGAGATTTACTGAAAACTAAACATTCCAAACCACTTGAATTACGAGAA GACAATGGTCAAGGTGTCTACGTTACACATTTACATTCCCAAACTTGTAAAAGCGAAGCTGACATGTACAAAGCAATGAGAATAGGAAATCATAATAGGACGACGGGAGCCACCAATATGAATGAGCACAGTTCAAGATCCCACGCAATTTTCCAAATTGTTATCGAAATGGCAGAAGAACACTCCAAAAAGGTCAAAGTCGGTAAACTGAATCTTATTGATTTAGCAGGAAGTGAAAGGCAGGCTAAAACAGGAGCAACTGGTGATAGGTTAAGGGAAGCAACTAAAATTAATAAAGCATTGTCATCTTTAG GGAACGTTATTTATGCATTGGCTGAAAATTCGGCACATATACCCTATAGAGACTCTAAGCTCACAAGACTGCTCCAAGATTCACTCGGAGGAAATAGTAAAACTATCATGATCGCTAATATTGGTCCAGCTAGTATGAATTATGATGAAACAATTATTACGTTAAG aTATTCTTATCGAGCCAAATCCATAAAGAATCAGCCCATCAAAAAcgaagatattaaaaatacGAAGTTGTTGGAATTACAACAAGAAATCGAACGATTAAAACAACTGATCGAGGAGAAAAATAGGGGAATAGAACTTACAGGCCAAATTGAGTATGAGGTTAGCAGTGAAGATGAAGACGATAATGAAAAAGAGGAGAAAGTGAAAAAACTGGAATTGAGCAAGGTTGAAGTTAGCGAGTTGGCGAAACAGTTAAAAACATTAGAGAATCAGATGGTGCATGGGGGCAATTTAGTGGATAGTGTTAAAGAAAACGAGTCGAAATTAGAGCAGCAAAGGTTGGAGATAGCAGCAAGAAAG aaaagagAAATAGAAATTCAGCAAAAAATAGAAGAGGAAGAAGAGAATTGTCATGAGTTGAAGCAAGTTTTTGCTAGCCTTCAACAGGAAGTGGATTTCAAAAGGGACAAGTTGAAAAGGTTATATGCACGTTTGCAATCGGTTAAGCAAGAAATAAAGGATTGCCATGAAGAATATGTGAGAAGTAGGAAAGATATAGAAGAATCCAATGACCAGGCATCAAT GCACCTCAGGAAAAGGTTCCTTATTATCGATAATTTTGTTCCAACTGAGGAAAGAACACGTTTGTTGAATTTAGCTTATTTTGATGACAATAAAGACAACTGGATATTGAATAAGGAGCAATACAAACTTGCCAGACCAATAGCTCACAACTATAGAAGACCTATATCTGACTATGCGGTTCAGTATTCGCAAAATTCATCCAAATACAGG GGTGAAAACATTTTAGATTTGAACCTAGACATGCCCCTTCGCACAACACGAGAGTATACCTATCCCGCAGTCTGTCCACAAATAAAAGCCTTTGTATCAAATTTATTAACACAAGAAAATCAGAACAACCACATAAAGTTACCAACGCACTCCATGTCCGCAAAAAACGTAACCTCTAAACTTGAGAAGGAAGGAAAATATAAACAAGCAATTAGGAATATTGTCGAAGTCCATAACCAAAA gAGTCGCCAAAACTCAGCTAGGCCAGTATTTTAA
- the LOC123670934 gene encoding kinesin-like protein Klp68D isoform X2, with the protein MDKSTMSNEAVQVVVRCRPMSQKEEQAECQPIIKTYPSRGVIEVQNPKARSENEKTKLFTFDAVYDWHSTQQALYDETVRPLVSSVLEGYNGCVFAYGQTGTGKTFTMEGTKEAEDGQGVIPRAFQQIWAHINRTTGVEFLVTVRYLEIYMEEIRDLLKTKHSKPLELREDNGQGVYVTHLHSQTCKSEADMYKAMRIGNHNRTTGATNMNEHSSRSHAIFQIVIEMAEEHSKKVKVGKLNLIDLAGSERQAKTGATGDRLREATKINKALSSLGNVIYALAENSAHIPYRDSKLTRLLQDSLGGNSKTIMIANIGPASMNYDETIITLRYSYRAKSIKNQPIKNEDIKNTKLLELQQEIERLKQLIEEKNRGIELTGQIEYEVSSEDEDDNEKEEKVKKLELSKVEVSELAKQLKTLENQMVHGGNLVDSVKENESKLEQQRLEIAARKKREIEIQQKIEEEEENCHELKQVFASLQQEVDFKRDKLKRLYARLQSVKQEIKDCHEEYVRSRKDIEESNDQASMHLRKRFLIIDNFVPTEERTRLLNLAYFDDNKDNWILNKEQYKLARPIAHNYRRPISDYAVQYSQNSSKYRGENILDLNLDMPLRTTREYTYPAVCPQIKAFVSNLLTQENQNNHIKLPTHSMSAKNVTSKLEKEGKYKQAIRNIVEVHNQKSRQNSARPVF; encoded by the exons ATGGATAAATCT ACTATGAGCAATGAGGCTGTACAAGTGGTTGTACGATGCCGTCCTATGAGTCAGAAGGAAGAACAAGCGGAGTGTCAGCCTATTATAAAAACTTATCCAAGTAGAGGTGTAATTGAAGTACAAAACCCCAAAGCTAGAAGTGAaaacgaaaaaacaaaattatttactTTCGATGCTGTATATGATTGGCA TTCAACACAACAAGCTTTGTACGATGAGACAGTACGACCTTTGGTATCCTCTGTCTTGGAAGGTTACAATGGTTGTGTGTTCGCATATGGTCAGACAGGAACTGGCAAAACTTTCACAATGGAGGGTACAAAAGAGGCTGAAGACGGTCAGGGGGTTATTCCTCGAGCTTTTCAACAAATTTGGGCACACATCAACAGGACTACTGGTGTAGAATTTTTGGTGACGGTTCGCTATTTGGAAATTTATATGGAAGAAATTAGAGATTTACTGAAAACTAAACATTCCAAACCACTTGAATTACGAGAA GACAATGGTCAAGGTGTCTACGTTACACATTTACATTCCCAAACTTGTAAAAGCGAAGCTGACATGTACAAAGCAATGAGAATAGGAAATCATAATAGGACGACGGGAGCCACCAATATGAATGAGCACAGTTCAAGATCCCACGCAATTTTCCAAATTGTTATCGAAATGGCAGAAGAACACTCCAAAAAGGTCAAAGTCGGTAAACTGAATCTTATTGATTTAGCAGGAAGTGAAAGGCAGGCTAAAACAGGAGCAACTGGTGATAGGTTAAGGGAAGCAACTAAAATTAATAAAGCATTGTCATCTTTAG GGAACGTTATTTATGCATTGGCTGAAAATTCGGCACATATACCCTATAGAGACTCTAAGCTCACAAGACTGCTCCAAGATTCACTCGGAGGAAATAGTAAAACTATCATGATCGCTAATATTGGTCCAGCTAGTATGAATTATGATGAAACAATTATTACGTTAAG aTATTCTTATCGAGCCAAATCCATAAAGAATCAGCCCATCAAAAAcgaagatattaaaaatacGAAGTTGTTGGAATTACAACAAGAAATCGAACGATTAAAACAACTGATCGAGGAGAAAAATAGGGGAATAGAACTTACAGGCCAAATTGAGTATGAGGTTAGCAGTGAAGATGAAGACGATAATGAAAAAGAGGAGAAAGTGAAAAAACTGGAATTGAGCAAGGTTGAAGTTAGCGAGTTGGCGAAACAGTTAAAAACATTAGAGAATCAGATGGTGCATGGGGGCAATTTAGTGGATAGTGTTAAAGAAAACGAGTCGAAATTAGAGCAGCAAAGGTTGGAGATAGCAGCAAGAAAG aaaagagAAATAGAAATTCAGCAAAAAATAGAAGAGGAAGAAGAGAATTGTCATGAGTTGAAGCAAGTTTTTGCTAGCCTTCAACAGGAAGTGGATTTCAAAAGGGACAAGTTGAAAAGGTTATATGCACGTTTGCAATCGGTTAAGCAAGAAATAAAGGATTGCCATGAAGAATATGTGAGAAGTAGGAAAGATATAGAAGAATCCAATGACCAGGCATCAAT GCACCTCAGGAAAAGGTTCCTTATTATCGATAATTTTGTTCCAACTGAGGAAAGAACACGTTTGTTGAATTTAGCTTATTTTGATGACAATAAAGACAACTGGATATTGAATAAGGAGCAATACAAACTTGCCAGACCAATAGCTCACAACTATAGAAGACCTATATCTGACTATGCGGTTCAGTATTCGCAAAATTCATCCAAATACAGG GGTGAAAACATTTTAGATTTGAACCTAGACATGCCCCTTCGCACAACACGAGAGTATACCTATCCCGCAGTCTGTCCACAAATAAAAGCCTTTGTATCAAATTTATTAACACAAGAAAATCAGAACAACCACATAAAGTTACCAACGCACTCCATGTCCGCAAAAAACGTAACCTCTAAACTTGAGAAGGAAGGAAAATATAAACAAGCAATTAGGAATATTGTCGAAGTCCATAACCAAAA gAGTCGCCAAAACTCAGCTAGGCCAGTATTTTAA